In one window of Myxococcales bacterium DNA:
- the rplT gene encoding 50S ribosomal protein L20: protein MARVKRGVAAAKGRKRLLKLAKGYYGARSKLAGTAKEAVDKAGVYAYIGRKQRKREFRRLWIVRINAACRDQGLSYSRFINGLKQAGVEMDRKVMAELAVSDPTAFSELVKKAKEAATAA from the coding sequence ATGGCTCGGGTAAAACGAGGGGTAGCGGCCGCGAAAGGTCGCAAGCGACTACTCAAACTTGCGAAGGGTTACTACGGCGCGAGAAGCAAGCTCGCCGGTACTGCGAAGGAGGCCGTCGACAAGGCGGGTGTCTACGCGTATATCGGTCGCAAGCAACGCAAGCGCGAATTTCGCCGGCTCTGGATTGTGCGGATCAACGCTGCCTGCCGCGATCAAGGTCTCTCGTACAGTCGATTCATCAACGGCCTCAAGCAAGCCGGCGTGGAGATGGATCGCAAAGTCATGGCCGAGTTGGCGGTGAGCGATCCGACGGCCTTCAGCGAACTCGTCAAGAAGGCGAAGGAAGCTGCCACCGCCGCCTGA
- a CDS encoding integration host factor subunit alpha, whose translation MTKAEIVEQIYERVGFSKKEAAELVEKVFDIIKETLAQGEKVKISGFGNFVVRKKNARKGRNPQTGEEILLQARQVLTFKPSLVLKNILNDEPVKESTNDDPPA comes from the coding sequence ATGACGAAGGCTGAGATTGTTGAGCAGATCTACGAGCGGGTCGGTTTCTCGAAGAAAGAAGCAGCTGAGCTCGTCGAAAAAGTCTTCGACATCATCAAGGAAACCCTCGCCCAGGGTGAGAAGGTGAAAATCTCTGGTTTCGGGAACTTCGTCGTTCGCAAAAAGAACGCGCGCAAGGGACGCAACCCGCAGACCGGCGAAGAGATTTTGCTGCAGGCGCGTCAAGTACTCACCTTCAAACCAAGCCTCGTACTCAAGAACATCCTGAACGACGAACCCGTGAAAGAAAGCACCAACGACGACCCCCCGGCCTGA
- a CDS encoding MerR family transcriptional regulator: protein MGNTIREKIRQAQLSRKQAKAASPDSTGSESHVPSAPAQLNDDATQEERVASLLPAGLLPKDGKLYYRIGEVSKITGVKPYVLRYWESEFRWMAPQKSRSKQRLYRRKDIEMILLIQQLLHSQRYTIAGARKRLRELGIGRALEEAAEESAREAAERPAFDHADSAEAFQSIRNELLAIREML, encoded by the coding sequence ATGGGAAATACGATTCGCGAAAAGATCAGACAAGCCCAGCTCTCGCGGAAGCAAGCGAAGGCCGCCTCGCCTGATTCGACTGGGTCGGAGTCCCACGTCCCATCGGCGCCAGCACAATTGAACGATGACGCCACGCAAGAGGAACGCGTCGCATCACTGTTGCCTGCCGGATTGCTTCCCAAGGACGGCAAGCTCTACTACCGGATTGGCGAAGTGAGCAAGATCACCGGCGTGAAGCCATATGTATTGCGTTATTGGGAATCTGAATTTCGCTGGATGGCCCCTCAAAAGTCTCGCTCAAAGCAGCGGCTCTACCGTCGCAAAGACATCGAGATGATCCTGTTGATCCAGCAACTGCTTCACTCCCAGCGTTACACCATCGCCGGGGCTCGCAAGCGCCTGCGCGAGTTGGGCATCGGTCGAGCCCTCGAAGAAGCAGCGGAAGAGTCGGCGCGAGAGGCCGCGGAACGCCCGGCCTTCGACCACGCCGATTCCGCAGAGGCCTTCCAAAGTATCCGCAACGAATTACTCGCCATCCGAGAAATGCTCTAG
- a CDS encoding nuclear transport factor 2 family protein produces the protein MADDDKQKTESEARATYEKFVAVRDEIDVGSKTWSALADFFTEDAAYIDPAWGRIEGRENIRSFFVESMMGLTGYGWSTPENWVMTDGPRVVGQWDQILGEREDGSPWFVAGLSILYYAGDGLFCYSHDMLNMTHVGQTMKAMQWRPTGGFNMPPKEPNRDIRLPAAWAHLEQNRA, from the coding sequence ATGGCAGATGACGACAAGCAGAAGACCGAAAGTGAGGCGCGCGCCACGTACGAAAAATTCGTTGCTGTGCGCGACGAGATCGATGTCGGCAGCAAGACCTGGTCGGCCCTTGCCGATTTCTTCACCGAAGATGCCGCTTACATCGATCCCGCCTGGGGGCGGATCGAAGGCCGGGAGAATATCCGCAGCTTCTTCGTTGAATCGATGATGGGCCTCACGGGCTACGGCTGGTCGACGCCCGAAAATTGGGTCATGACCGATGGGCCCCGGGTCGTGGGCCAGTGGGACCAGATCCTCGGTGAGAGAGAAGATGGCTCACCCTGGTTCGTCGCCGGTCTCTCGATTCTCTACTACGCTGGCGACGGCCTCTTCTGCTACAGCCACGACATGCTGAACATGACGCATGTCGGACAGACGATGAAGGCGATGCAGTGGCGGCCGACCGGAGGTTTCAACATGCCTCCGAAGGAGCCGAATCGGGACATCCGGTTGCCTGCAGCCTGGGCGCATCTCGAGCAGAATCGAGCGTAG